One segment of Tamlana crocina DNA contains the following:
- the gap gene encoding type I glyceraldehyde-3-phosphate dehydrogenase: MIRIAINGFGRIGRRLFRLLQNHDGIEVVAINDLADTKTLSHLLKYDSIHGIFNGEVSHDAENIIVNNKSVPLLNHAHPKDINWKAYNVDFVVESTGKFKTSSVLQHHINNGAKQVVLSVPPIEEDIKTIVMGVNDHLIDGDETIISNASCTTNNAAPMIDIINQFCGIDQAYITTVHSYTTDQSLHDQPHRDLRRSRAAGQSIVPTTTGAAKALTKIFPNLSDVIGGCGIRVPVINGSLTDITFNVKKSVSIEDINYLFKEAAQHHYKNILEYTEAPIVSVDIVGNTHSCIFDSEMTSVIGNMVKIIGWYDNESGYSSRIIDLICNLSSKNNVLSIK, from the coding sequence ATGATTCGTATTGCCATTAACGGATTTGGTAGAATTGGCAGACGTCTTTTTAGGCTGCTTCAAAACCATGACGGCATCGAGGTGGTTGCCATAAACGATTTGGCCGATACTAAAACCCTGAGCCATCTATTAAAGTACGACAGCATTCACGGTATTTTTAACGGCGAGGTTTCACATGATGCCGAAAATATTATTGTGAACAACAAAAGTGTTCCGCTGTTAAACCATGCACACCCCAAAGACATTAATTGGAAAGCCTATAACGTCGATTTTGTAGTTGAATCCACAGGGAAGTTTAAAACTTCCTCCGTTTTGCAACACCATATTAATAACGGTGCCAAACAGGTTGTTTTGAGTGTGCCCCCAATTGAGGAAGATATTAAAACCATTGTTATGGGAGTGAATGACCATTTAATTGATGGTGACGAAACTATAATTTCGAACGCATCCTGCACAACCAACAATGCGGCACCTATGATCGATATTATTAATCAGTTTTGCGGCATAGACCAAGCCTATATTACTACGGTACATTCGTACACTACCGATCAAAGTTTGCACGATCAGCCCCATCGCGATTTGCGCCGATCGAGAGCTGCTGGGCAATCTATCGTGCCTACCACAACAGGAGCGGCCAAAGCGCTAACTAAAATTTTCCCAAACCTATCGGATGTTATTGGAGGCTGCGGTATTCGCGTTCCTGTTATTAACGGGTCGCTAACCGACATTACGTTCAACGTAAAAAAATCGGTTTCAATTGAAGATATCAACTATTTGTTTAAAGAAGCCGCCCAACACCATTATAAAAATATTCTTGAATATACTGAAGCACCAATCGTTTCAGTTGATATTGTAGGAAATACTCATTCTTGCATTTTCGATTCAGAAATGACATCGGTAATTGGAAATATGGTAAAAATAATAGGTTGGTACGACAACGAATCAGGGTATTCTAGCAGAATAATAGATTTAATTTGCAATTTGTCGTCAAAAAACAACGTTTTATCGATAAAATAA
- a CDS encoding ATP-binding protein, producing MKSYIYILVLVFSLKAVAQKTIDNDPELTQNNISYRIAESQAELENFNYFKAQKNLDEALKLAEDADNKKSIGVIYAIKGRIQLIIGEKDKAVKSLNKAIEIQRIINDNKNLGISYKTFGDVYLAKNDYYSALDSYTAAKSKFEEEELNEYLAETLLQESKTYVQLKNYTKARNVIEQSIAIAKNYKYQKILSNALLNQAKIYEKLNNDQKALNIAHESIQIAKTNSFTSILNEGYFVLSSLYKNIDNFKTSREYLSAYVALSDSIRSLTRINSSRDLEAQYLLSEEIEKNKLALEKLEKAEDSNNLQTLTSILSVALITILSLLTLSLYKNNNIRLKTNNMLHKKNAELIVAKEKAELASKTKANFLSTVTHELRTPLYAVTGLSNMLLDENPKPEQVQHLKSLKFSGDYLLTFINDILQINKIEANKVDLEPEVFNLNKKINNIILALNNSAQDNNVKIHFEYDKNLPENFIADQIKISQILINLVGNSIKFTKDGDIWIRVYKIEEAGKVFTLRFEIEDNGIGISQEKQDHMFESFSQGSIQINRKYGGTGLGLSIVKGLIDILKGKIYVKSELEVGTTFYFEIPLEKTNIEEGEENKVAYFEGNKEDIDLTNVKILVVEDNKINQMITKKILTKMELKCDIVDNGEDAVEQIKANTYDIILMDIHMPGISGIEATKIVRSFDKELTIFALTAVTIEDKMHEFEEAGFTDIIPKPFKQEEFEKKLYNALAGKKKTTSSA from the coding sequence ATGAAAAGCTACATTTACATACTAGTTTTAGTCTTCAGCTTAAAAGCAGTGGCTCAAAAAACCATTGACAATGACCCGGAGTTGACTCAAAACAACATCAGCTACCGCATTGCGGAGTCGCAAGCCGAGTTGGAAAACTTCAATTATTTCAAGGCACAAAAAAACCTTGATGAAGCTCTAAAACTAGCCGAAGATGCCGATAACAAAAAAAGTATTGGCGTTATTTACGCTATTAAAGGTAGAATACAACTTATTATTGGCGAAAAGGACAAAGCCGTAAAATCGTTAAACAAAGCCATTGAAATACAACGCATTATTAATGATAATAAAAACCTAGGGATTTCATATAAAACTTTTGGAGATGTTTATTTGGCAAAAAACGATTACTATTCGGCTTTAGATTCTTATACAGCAGCCAAATCAAAATTTGAAGAAGAAGAACTGAACGAATACTTGGCCGAAACTCTGCTCCAGGAAAGCAAAACCTACGTTCAATTAAAAAACTACACAAAAGCCCGCAATGTTATCGAGCAATCTATCGCCATTGCCAAAAATTACAAATACCAAAAAATATTGAGCAATGCCCTTTTAAATCAAGCCAAGATTTATGAAAAACTAAACAATGACCAAAAAGCACTCAATATAGCCCACGAAAGCATTCAAATTGCAAAAACCAACAGCTTTACAAGTATTCTTAACGAAGGGTATTTTGTATTAAGTAGTCTTTATAAAAACATTGACAACTTTAAAACTTCAAGAGAGTATTTAAGTGCTTATGTAGCGTTATCCGATTCCATTAGAAGCTTAACCCGCATTAATTCGTCTCGCGACCTTGAAGCACAGTATTTGCTAAGTGAAGAAATTGAAAAGAACAAATTGGCTTTGGAAAAGTTGGAAAAAGCCGAAGACAGCAACAATTTACAAACGCTTACCTCTATTTTAAGTGTGGCGCTTATTACTATTTTGTCGCTTTTAACCCTGTCGTTGTACAAAAACAACAACATCAGGTTAAAAACCAACAATATGCTGCATAAAAAGAACGCGGAACTTATTGTTGCTAAAGAAAAAGCCGAATTAGCCTCAAAAACTAAAGCCAATTTCTTATCAACCGTAACACACGAATTACGTACGCCACTGTATGCTGTAACTGGTTTGAGTAACATGCTTTTGGATGAAAACCCGAAACCCGAGCAGGTTCAGCACTTAAAATCTTTAAAATTTTCTGGCGATTACTTGCTTACTTTCATCAACGACATCCTTCAAATCAACAAAATTGAAGCCAATAAAGTTGATTTAGAGCCTGAAGTTTTCAACCTCAACAAAAAAATCAACAACATTATTTTGGCGCTTAACAACTCGGCCCAAGACAATAATGTTAAAATTCATTTTGAGTACGACAAAAATCTACCCGAAAACTTTATTGCCGACCAAATAAAAATATCGCAAATCCTAATCAACCTTGTGGGGAACTCCATAAAGTTTACCAAGGATGGCGACATTTGGATACGAGTTTATAAAATTGAAGAGGCCGGAAAAGTGTTCACCCTTCGTTTCGAAATTGAAGACAACGGTATTGGTATTAGCCAAGAAAAGCAGGACCACATGTTTGAAAGCTTCTCACAAGGTTCCATTCAAATTAACAGAAAATATGGTGGTACCGGCCTTGGTCTTTCTATCGTAAAAGGATTGATAGACATTTTAAAAGGAAAAATATACGTAAAAAGTGAACTTGAAGTTGGTACGACGTTTTATTTTGAAATACCTTTAGAAAAAACAAACATCGAGGAAGGCGAAGAAAACAAAGTGGCTTATTTTGAAGGCAACAAAGAAGATATCGATTTAACCAATGTTAAAATTTTGGTGGTTGAAGACAATAAAATCAACCAAATGATTACCAAGAAAATTTTAACTAAAATGGAGTTAAAATGCGATATTGTTGATAACGGTGAAGACGCCGTTGAACAAATTAAGGCCAATACGTACGACATCATTTTAATGGATATACACATGCCTGGCATTAGTGGTATCGAGGCCACAAAAATCGTAAGATCTTTCGATAAGGAGCTTACCATTTTCGCCCTAACGGCCGTTACCATTGAGGATAAAATGCATGAGTTTGAAGAAGCCGGATTTACCGATATTATCCCGAAACCATTCAAACAGGAAGAGTTCGAGAAAAAACTATATAATGCCTTAGCTGGCAAGAAAAAAACAACCTCTAGCGCTTAA
- the lpxK gene encoding tetraacyldisaccharide 4'-kinase, which yields MKIIRYLLFPVVPIYYAVTWLRNKLYDWGIKKSKSYPFPVICVGNLSTGGTGKSPMVEYLVRLLKDDCKLATLSRGYKRKTEGFQLADKNATAETLGDEPFQFYNKFKEDIAVAVDADRQNGIAQLQNLNNAPEVVLLDDAFQHRKVKAGFNILLTTYSQPYFKDMVLPTGNLREPKSGAKRADIIVVTKCPEYIGETEKNIYKNRIAPLPHQQVFFSSIAYADTVVSETESLNLNGLSHFTLVTGIANATPLVEFLKGKHLDFEHLNFKDHHDFSQQEIEILKEKHQIITTEKDFVRLQKYDALKGKLFYLPIKATIDDEHKFNMLIIDFIKR from the coding sequence ATGAAAATAATCCGATACTTACTGTTTCCCGTGGTGCCGATTTATTATGCGGTGACTTGGCTGCGCAACAAATTGTACGATTGGGGCATAAAAAAATCAAAATCGTATCCCTTTCCGGTAATTTGCGTTGGAAACTTGAGTACTGGCGGAACAGGAAAAAGCCCAATGGTGGAGTATTTGGTGAGGCTTTTGAAAGATGACTGCAAGTTGGCCACGTTAAGTAGAGGGTACAAAAGAAAAACCGAAGGGTTTCAATTGGCCGATAAAAATGCCACTGCAGAAACTTTGGGAGATGAACCATTTCAGTTTTACAATAAATTTAAAGAAGATATAGCTGTTGCCGTTGATGCCGATAGACAAAACGGAATAGCTCAATTACAAAATTTGAATAATGCTCCAGAAGTGGTGTTGCTCGATGATGCTTTTCAGCACCGAAAAGTAAAGGCCGGATTCAATATTTTATTGACCACCTATTCGCAGCCGTATTTTAAGGATATGGTTTTACCCACCGGAAATTTGCGTGAACCCAAAAGTGGCGCAAAACGAGCCGATATCATTGTGGTAACCAAATGCCCGGAATACATCGGTGAAACCGAAAAGAATATTTATAAAAACCGAATAGCGCCCTTGCCACACCAGCAGGTGTTTTTTAGTTCCATTGCGTATGCTGATACGGTTGTTTCTGAAACGGAAAGTTTAAATTTAAACGGACTGAGCCACTTTACGTTGGTAACAGGTATTGCGAACGCCACACCATTAGTTGAATTTTTAAAGGGAAAACATCTGGATTTTGAGCATTTGAATTTTAAGGACCATCATGATTTTAGCCAACAGGAAATTGAAATACTGAAAGAAAAGCACCAAATTATTACCACCGAAAAAGATTTTGTTCGACTACAAAAGTATGACGCCCTAAAAGGGAAATTGTTTTATTTGCCCATTAAAGCGACCATTGATGACGAACATAAATTCAATATGCTAATCATCGATTTTATTAAGCGCTAG
- a CDS encoding Nif3-like dinuclear metal center hexameric protein, with protein sequence MIVQDVVNHLETLAPLAYAEDFDNVGLLVGDKNAKVTGVLVTLDTLETVVDEAIENNCNLIVSFHPIIFKGLKQLTGKSYVERVVMKAIKNDIAIYSMHTALDNALQGVNDMICNQLELSKKRILIPQNATIKKLTTYVPKSEAENLRKALFATGAGSIGNYNDCSFNVEGYGTFNGNEDSNPTIGERGQIHTEEETKITITYAKHLEQKLLKTLFETHSYEEVAYEITTLENKNQNIGIGMVGELKEAMDETAFLNHLKAKMGTPCIRHSAFLNKKVQKVAVLGGSGSFAIQAAKSAGAEAFVTADLKYHDFFQAENNILLADIGHYESEQFTKNLLVAYLTKKIPNFAIILSKTNTNPVKYF encoded by the coding sequence ATGATTGTACAAGACGTTGTAAACCATTTAGAAACCTTGGCGCCTTTGGCTTACGCCGAAGATTTTGACAACGTAGGCCTTTTGGTGGGCGACAAAAATGCTAAAGTAACAGGCGTTTTAGTGACTTTAGACACCCTTGAAACGGTAGTTGACGAAGCCATTGAAAACAATTGTAACCTGATTGTGAGCTTCCACCCTATTATTTTTAAAGGATTGAAGCAACTCACCGGAAAATCGTACGTGGAGCGCGTAGTGATGAAAGCCATAAAAAACGACATTGCCATTTACAGCATGCACACGGCTTTAGACAATGCCCTGCAAGGCGTAAACGACATGATTTGCAACCAATTGGAACTGAGCAAAAAACGCATTTTGATTCCGCAGAATGCCACCATAAAAAAATTGACGACTTACGTGCCAAAAAGTGAAGCCGAAAATCTTCGGAAAGCATTATTCGCAACCGGCGCTGGCAGTATTGGCAATTACAACGATTGTAGCTTCAACGTAGAGGGTTACGGCACGTTTAACGGCAATGAAGATTCCAACCCGACTATTGGCGAAAGGGGACAAATTCACACCGAAGAAGAAACCAAAATCACGATTACTTACGCCAAGCATTTGGAGCAAAAACTACTAAAAACGCTTTTTGAAACACATTCTTACGAAGAAGTCGCCTACGAAATCACCACTCTCGAAAACAAAAACCAAAATATTGGCATCGGTATGGTGGGCGAATTGAAAGAAGCGATGGACGAAACCGCATTCCTAAATCATTTAAAAGCAAAAATGGGAACGCCCTGCATTCGGCATTCGGCATTTTTAAACAAAAAAGTACAGAAAGTAGCCGTTTTGGGTGGCTCGGGGAGTTTTGCCATTCAAGCCGCTAAATCCGCTGGCGCTGAAGCTTTTGTAACGGCCGATTTAAAATACCACGACTTTTTTCAGGCCGAAAACAACATCCTTCTAGCCGATATTGGGCATTATGAAAGCGAACAGTTCACAAAAAACCTTTTAGTAGCCTATCTTACAAAAAAAATTCCTAATTTTGCAATCATTTTATCAAAGACAAATACCAATCCTGTTAAGTATTTTTAA
- a CDS encoding C4-type zinc ribbon domain-containing protein: MAKKKEATVEERLRALYDLQLIDSRIDEIRNVRGELPLEVRDLEDEVAGLNIRLEKLVASLEVIDNDIAGKKNLIEESKALIKKYGEQQKNVRNNREYNSLTKEVEFQELEIELAEKHIKEFKAQIEQKKEVIAETKERLKERENHLKHKKGELNDILAETEKEEQALLQKSEEYKDQIEDRLVAAYTRIRTNVKNGLAVVPVERGASGGSFFTIPPQVQVEIASRKKVITDEHSGRILVDPVLAEEEKEKMEKLFAKIS; this comes from the coding sequence ATGGCTAAAAAGAAAGAAGCAACTGTTGAAGAGCGTTTAAGAGCTTTATACGATTTACAACTCATCGATTCGCGCATTGACGAAATTAGAAATGTTCGTGGAGAATTGCCGTTGGAAGTTCGCGATTTGGAAGATGAAGTAGCTGGATTAAACATAAGATTAGAAAAACTTGTTGCCAGTTTAGAGGTTATCGACAATGATATTGCAGGTAAAAAGAATTTAATTGAAGAATCGAAAGCTTTGATTAAAAAATACGGAGAGCAACAAAAAAACGTTAGAAACAACAGGGAATACAACTCGTTGACCAAAGAAGTAGAGTTCCAAGAGCTTGAAATAGAATTGGCCGAAAAGCATATTAAAGAATTTAAGGCGCAAATAGAGCAGAAAAAAGAGGTAATTGCCGAAACCAAAGAGCGTTTAAAAGAGCGCGAAAACCACCTAAAGCATAAAAAAGGTGAGCTTAACGATATTTTGGCCGAAACCGAAAAAGAAGAGCAAGCCTTATTGCAAAAATCGGAAGAATACAAAGACCAAATCGAAGACCGTTTGGTAGCGGCCTACACCAGAATTAGAACCAATGTTAAGAATGGTTTGGCTGTAGTACCGGTTGAAAGAGGTGCTTCTGGAGGTTCGTTCTTCACTATTCCACCACAGGTTCAGGTAGAGATTGCTTCTCGTAAAAAAGTGATTACCGATGAGCACAGTGGACGTATTTTGGTAGACCCTGTATTAGCCGAAGAAGAAAAAGAAAAAATGGAAAAATTGTTTGCTAAAATAAGCTAA
- the msrA gene encoding peptide-methionine (S)-S-oxide reductase MsrA, whose translation MKTLLPLLAITLFFSCQNTAQTNKKQQAVINAEPVEVPMENGLAKAYFASGCFWCVEAIYESVKGVKESISGYSGGHTKNPTYEASNTGKTGHAEAVEIIYDPNVVSFETLVDVYFASQNVTQVNGQGNDRGSQYRSIIFYQNNEQKQIILKKKEALAKKLNAKIAAEVYPFQKFWAAEDYHQDYEKKHPNHPYIQNVSIPRLNRFKSKMPEVLKDNH comes from the coding sequence ATGAAAACCTTACTCCCATTATTAGCCATTACTCTATTTTTCAGTTGCCAAAACACGGCACAAACCAACAAAAAGCAGCAAGCCGTAATTAATGCCGAACCCGTTGAAGTCCCCATGGAAAACGGCTTGGCCAAAGCATACTTTGCGAGTGGCTGCTTTTGGTGCGTCGAGGCCATTTACGAGAGCGTAAAAGGTGTAAAGGAATCCATTTCGGGTTATTCCGGCGGGCATACAAAAAACCCTACTTATGAGGCTAGCAATACAGGAAAGACCGGCCACGCCGAAGCCGTCGAGATTATTTACGACCCCAATGTAGTGAGTTTTGAAACCTTGGTGGATGTCTATTTTGCCTCGCAAAACGTTACCCAAGTTAACGGACAAGGCAATGACAGAGGATCGCAATACCGTTCCATTATTTTTTACCAGAACAACGAACAAAAACAGATTATTTTAAAGAAAAAAGAAGCCTTGGCCAAAAAGCTAAATGCCAAAATTGCCGCCGAAGTTTATCCCTTCCAAAAGTTTTGGGCAGCCGAAGATTACCACCAAGACTACGAAAAAAAACACCCCAACCACCCGTATATCCAAAATGTATCCATTCCAAGATTAAATCGCTTTAAATCCAAAATGCCCGAGGTTTTGAAGGACAACCATTAA
- a CDS encoding endonuclease NucS domain-containing protein, which produces MAKHYAIVKNKLNEVIQSPLKNWVRQNLDQLTSDFDPDNQTTSQIRSRLIKLNWNLRNSNGDVFLIRPDENNNIQFAEEVIAEIQDEDIENIENEDNNDLTFSLEKDLQSALRLNIETIEFGLKIVDGGNERNTKAGRIDITAQDQNGRKVIIELKAIEARPSVIAQTLAYMEAVSEEDNCEVRGIIIASGFSERVLLASRQIKNLKLIEYKFQFNFSERN; this is translated from the coding sequence ATGGCGAAACATTACGCAATTGTAAAGAACAAACTAAATGAAGTTATCCAAAGCCCTTTAAAAAATTGGGTTAGACAAAATTTAGACCAATTAACTAGCGACTTTGACCCTGACAATCAAACTACATCACAAATCAGAAGTAGACTTATAAAACTAAATTGGAATTTAAGGAATTCTAACGGTGATGTATTTTTAATTAGACCTGACGAAAATAATAACATTCAATTTGCTGAAGAAGTAATTGCCGAAATTCAGGATGAAGACATTGAAAATATTGAAAATGAAGACAATAATGATTTAACTTTTAGTCTAGAAAAAGATTTGCAATCCGCATTAAGATTAAATATAGAAACAATCGAATTTGGATTAAAAATTGTTGATGGCGGAAATGAAAGAAATACTAAAGCTGGACGAATTGATATAACTGCTCAAGACCAGAATGGACGAAAAGTGATTATTGAATTAAAAGCTATTGAAGCTAGGCCAAGTGTTATTGCTCAAACTTTAGCCTATATGGAAGCTGTTTCGGAAGAAGATAATTGTGAAGTTAGAGGAATAATAATAGCGAGTGGATTTTCCGAAAGAGTACTTCTTGCTTCAAGACAGATAAAAAATTTAAAACTTATTGAGTATAAATTCCAATTTAACTTTAGTGAACGGAATTAA
- a CDS encoding (4Fe-4S)-binding protein: MTGIKEYTNGEVTIVWNPEACIHSGICVKGLPKVFRPDMRPWITIGGAQTDEIINQVVRCPSGALSYYMNASVDESTVVEEAKVEVLSNGPLLVHGTIKVIDLDGSSEMKSKTTAFCRCGASENKPYCDGSHVKTKFKG, encoded by the coding sequence ATGACTGGGATTAAGGAATATACCAACGGCGAGGTAACCATTGTTTGGAACCCCGAGGCCTGTATACATTCGGGGATTTGTGTGAAAGGGCTGCCCAAGGTTTTTAGGCCCGATATGCGTCCGTGGATAACCATTGGTGGCGCTCAAACCGATGAAATTATCAATCAGGTGGTGCGTTGCCCTTCGGGTGCTTTGAGCTACTATATGAATGCCAGTGTTGATGAAAGCACGGTTGTTGAAGAAGCCAAAGTGGAAGTGTTGAGCAACGGCCCGTTATTGGTACACGGAACGATAAAAGTGATTGATTTGGACGGCAGTTCTGAAATGAAAAGTAAAACCACGGCATTTTGCAGGTGTGGCGCCTCGGAAAATAAACCGTATTGCGATGGCAGCCATGTGAAAACAAAATTTAAAGGATAA
- the kynU gene encoding kynureninase, with the protein MFHYKTGLDFAFEQDRNDKLKAYRTQFHIPKNPDGSDCIYMTGNSLGLQPKSTKACVNQELDDWAQLGVEGHFEAKNPWLPYHEFLTESMANVVGAKPIEVVVMNTLTANLHFMMVSFYQPTKTRYKILIESDAFPSDKYAVESQLRHHGFDDKDGLVLWKPRKGEELLNYEDLETILKEQGEEIALIMIGGVNYYTGQFFDLKRITKLGHQYGCKVGFDCAHGAGNVQLNLHDSGADFAVWCTYKYLNSGPGSLAGCFVHERHAHNKNLNRFTGWWSHNKQTRFNMRNEFDQLPGAEGWQLSNPPILSMAAIKASLDIFSEVGMEQLTEKSKKLTGYFEFLLKQLGEDTIRIITPENPNERGCQLSIQVKNADKSLHDKLTQAGVISDWREPDVIRCAPTPFYNSFEDVYQLVKKLKVILNE; encoded by the coding sequence TTGTTCCATTATAAAACGGGTCTTGATTTTGCCTTCGAACAAGACCGAAACGACAAACTGAAAGCTTACCGAACTCAATTCCACATTCCGAAAAACCCAGATGGAAGCGATTGTATTTACATGACGGGTAACTCGTTGGGACTTCAGCCTAAAAGTACCAAAGCCTGCGTAAACCAAGAGCTTGACGATTGGGCTCAATTGGGGGTCGAAGGTCATTTTGAAGCTAAAAACCCGTGGTTGCCTTATCACGAATTTCTAACCGAAAGTATGGCCAATGTGGTGGGCGCCAAACCTATTGAAGTGGTGGTGATGAATACCCTTACCGCCAACCTCCATTTTATGATGGTGTCGTTTTACCAACCCACTAAAACCCGTTACAAAATACTGATTGAAAGTGATGCTTTTCCTTCGGACAAATACGCAGTGGAATCACAATTACGCCATCACGGTTTTGATGATAAAGACGGACTGGTTCTATGGAAACCCCGAAAAGGCGAAGAGCTTTTGAATTATGAAGATTTAGAGACCATCCTCAAGGAACAAGGCGAGGAAATCGCACTGATTATGATTGGTGGTGTTAATTATTACACTGGGCAGTTTTTCGATTTAAAACGCATCACCAAATTGGGACACCAGTACGGCTGCAAAGTAGGTTTTGACTGTGCCCACGGGGCAGGCAACGTACAGTTGAATTTGCACGATTCGGGTGCCGATTTTGCCGTTTGGTGCACCTATAAATATTTAAACTCGGGGCCGGGCAGTTTGGCGGGCTGTTTTGTGCACGAACGCCATGCCCATAATAAAAACCTCAACCGGTTTACGGGCTGGTGGAGCCACAATAAACAAACCCGTTTTAACATGCGCAACGAGTTTGACCAACTTCCGGGTGCTGAAGGCTGGCAGCTCAGTAACCCGCCTATTTTATCGATGGCTGCCATTAAAGCCTCGCTCGATATATTTAGCGAAGTAGGCATGGAACAGCTCACCGAAAAATCGAAAAAACTAACGGGCTATTTCGAATTTTTATTGAAGCAATTGGGCGAAGATACTATTAGAATCATAACCCCAGAAAACCCAAACGAACGCGGTTGCCAATTATCCATTCAAGTTAAAAACGCCGATAAATCATTACATGACAAGCTCACCCAAGCAGGCGTCATTAGCGATTGGCGTGAACCCGATGTGATTCGCTGTGCGCCCACACCGTTTTATAATTCGTTTGAGGATGTGTATCAATTGGTTAAAAAATTAAAGGTTATTTTAAATGAATAA
- a CDS encoding NAD(P)/FAD-dependent oxidoreductase yields the protein MNNQQNILIIGAGLCGSLLALRLGQRGYNVSVYEKRPDLRKVDISSGRSINLAFSNRGQKAMKLVGLEDKAKALCIPMTGRMIHDTHGNTFLSNYSGREHEYINSISRRGLNTLLLDEAEKHENVKVFFNSKCLSVDFENTTALFEDYNTKKQFVEDADIIIAADGAGSALRKSYYLGKKFLFSFSQDWLTHGYKELAILPKKNGDYKTYKNALHIWPRGNFMLIALPNLDGSFTVTLFLSYDEGEYNFNNLNTENRVLEFFKKEFPDALAIMPNLLDDFFTNPTSPLGTIKCSPWHYKGNTLLMGDAAHAIVPFYGQGMNASFEDVSEFDKVLDQGLNNWEAVFKTFEKNRKKDTDAIADLAIDNFHEMKDHVANPIFQEKRKLEMALEKEFPNEYASKYSMVTFNENIGYREAMIRGRAQDKAILNLLTDKKIDINGDLKSNLEKIKNETEAILEDDRIAGLK from the coding sequence ATGAATAATCAGCAAAACATACTCATCATCGGCGCCGGCCTTTGTGGCAGCCTGTTGGCATTGCGTTTAGGTCAACGGGGCTACAACGTGTCTGTTTACGAGAAGCGTCCCGATTTACGAAAAGTCGACATTAGCTCTGGGCGCTCCATTAATTTGGCGTTTTCCAACCGCGGACAAAAAGCTATGAAATTGGTTGGTTTGGAAGACAAAGCAAAAGCACTCTGCATCCCCATGACTGGGCGGATGATTCACGACACACACGGCAACACCTTTCTTTCAAATTACAGCGGTAGGGAGCACGAATACATCAATTCTATTTCCCGTAGGGGGCTCAACACCCTACTTTTGGATGAAGCCGAAAAGCACGAAAACGTCAAGGTCTTTTTCAATAGTAAATGTTTGTCAGTCGATTTTGAAAACACCACCGCCCTATTTGAAGATTATAACACCAAAAAGCAATTTGTAGAAGACGCCGATATTATTATTGCCGCCGATGGTGCTGGCTCAGCACTTCGAAAGAGCTATTATTTAGGCAAGAAATTCCTGTTCAGCTTTTCTCAGGATTGGCTTACTCATGGATACAAGGAATTGGCCATTTTACCTAAAAAAAACGGCGACTACAAAACTTATAAAAATGCTCTCCATATTTGGCCTCGCGGCAATTTTATGCTCATTGCCCTACCTAATTTGGATGGCAGTTTTACCGTAACCCTATTTTTAAGTTACGATGAGGGCGAGTACAATTTCAACAACCTCAACACCGAAAACCGGGTTTTGGAGTTTTTCAAAAAAGAATTTCCCGATGCTTTAGCGATTATGCCTAATCTTTTGGATGATTTTTTTACGAACCCCACTTCTCCACTGGGCACTATAAAATGTTCACCTTGGCATTATAAAGGCAATACGCTCTTAATGGGTGATGCGGCCCATGCCATCGTTCCGTTTTACGGCCAGGGGATGAATGCTTCTTTTGAAGATGTCTCCGAATTCGATAAAGTTTTAGACCAAGGGTTGAATAATTGGGAAGCGGTTTTTAAAACCTTCGAAAAAAACAGAAAAAAAGACACCGATGCCATTGCCGATTTGGCTATTGACAATTTCCATGAAATGAAAGACCACGTGGCCAACCCCATTTTTCAAGAAAAACGTAAATTGGAAATGGCTCTGGAAAAGGAATTCCCTAATGAATATGCCTCAAAATATTCCATGGTGACTTTCAATGAAAATATAGGCTACCGCGAAGCTATGATTAGAGGCCGCGCACAAGACAAAGCAATTTTAAACCTGTTAACGGACAAAAAAATAGATATTAACGGCGACTTGAAATCAAACTTAGAAAAAATTAAAAATGAAACCGAAGCAATTTTAGAAGACGATAGAATTGCGGGATTGAAATAA